The following proteins are encoded in a genomic region of Micromonospora olivasterospora:
- a CDS encoding saccharopine dehydrogenase family protein, which yields MRTQRPYDLVLFGATGFTGALTAEYLARHAPDGLRWALAGRNPAKLAAVRDRLADIDPTLGDLPLLTADAADPGSLRAVAEAARVVASTVGPYVRHGEPLVAACARAGTDYVDITGEPEFVDETYVRHHAEAVRTGARLVHSCGFDSIPHDLGAWFTVRRLPPDAPITVDGFVRAGGRFSAGTYHSALLAFSRAAETRRAARERRAVEPRPEGRRVRAVPGRVGHSRELGMWAVPLPTIDPQVVRRSAAARPEYGPDFRYRHFAAVKRLPTILLAGAALGGLAGLTKLPPTRRWLLGRLSSGQGPTAEQRARSWFRVRFLGSGGGRRVVTEVSGGDPGYDETAKMLAESALCLALDDLPPTSGQVTPVTAMGDALLARLTAAGLTFRVLEHGSA from the coding sequence ATGCGGACGCAGCGGCCGTACGACCTCGTCCTGTTCGGCGCGACCGGGTTCACCGGCGCGCTCACCGCCGAGTACCTGGCCCGGCACGCGCCGGACGGGCTGCGCTGGGCCCTCGCGGGGCGCAACCCGGCGAAGCTGGCCGCCGTCCGGGACCGGCTCGCCGACATCGACCCGACGCTGGGCGACCTGCCGCTGCTGACCGCCGACGCCGCCGATCCCGGGTCGCTGCGGGCGGTCGCCGAGGCCGCCCGGGTGGTCGCCAGCACCGTCGGCCCGTACGTCCGGCACGGGGAGCCGCTGGTCGCCGCGTGCGCCCGCGCCGGCACCGACTACGTCGACATCACCGGCGAACCGGAGTTCGTCGACGAGACGTACGTGCGCCACCACGCCGAGGCGGTGCGCACCGGCGCCCGGCTGGTGCACAGCTGCGGCTTCGACTCGATCCCGCACGACCTGGGCGCCTGGTTCACCGTCAGGCGGCTGCCGCCGGACGCCCCGATCACCGTCGACGGGTTCGTCCGGGCCGGCGGCCGGTTCTCCGCCGGCACGTACCACTCGGCGCTGCTCGCGTTCTCCCGCGCGGCCGAGACGAGGCGGGCGGCGCGCGAGCGCCGGGCCGTCGAGCCGCGCCCGGAGGGCCGCCGGGTCCGGGCCGTGCCGGGCCGGGTGGGGCACTCCCGGGAGCTGGGCATGTGGGCGGTGCCGCTGCCGACCATCGACCCGCAGGTGGTGCGGCGGTCGGCGGCGGCCCGCCCCGAGTACGGGCCGGACTTCCGGTACCGGCACTTCGCCGCCGTGAAGCGGCTGCCGACGATCCTGCTCGCCGGCGCCGCGCTGGGCGGCCTGGCCGGGCTGACGAAGCTGCCGCCGACCCGGCGCTGGCTGCTCGGCCGGCTCTCCTCCGGGCAGGGCCCGACGGCGGAGCAGCGGGCGCGCTCCTGGTTCCGGGTGCGTTTCCTCGGCTCGGGCGGCGGCCGCCGGGTGGTCACGGAGGTGTCCGGCGGCGACCCCGGGTACGACGAGACCGCCAAGATGCTGGCCGAGTCGGCGCTCTGTCTGGCGCTGGACGACCTGCCGCCCACCTCGGGCCAGGTGACCCCGGTGACGGCGATGGGCGACGCCCTCCTCGCCCGGCTCACGGCGGCCGGCCTCACCTTCCGGGTGCTGGAGCACGGCTCGGCTTGA